The region ACACAGGCATTGGCATTGCTTCGGAAAAGCTACCGTATATTTTCAACCGGTTCTATCAAGTCATTTCTCCGCAACCGCTGGCCGGGCAATACCTGCCCGATACATCAGACAAGGTACCGGCGTTTCTGAATTCAGGTACGGGCATCGGGCTGGCATTGGTGAAAGAGCTGACCGAGTTGATGAATGGAACGGTAGCCGTAGAAAGTACAGTAAGTAAAAGCCCCGGCCAACCGTCGGGGACCGTTTTTACTGTCGAGTTGCCCCTGCCGACGGTTGAGAGCCCAACCGTTCAGGTCGTAGAAAAGCCGGTTATGCAACCACTCGACTGGTCTGCTCAGAGCACAAGCCCTCAGCCAGCGCCCGATACAACATCCGAGCCCGCTGATACTATTCTTTTAGGTGTCAATGGCGAAAAACCACTGGTGCTGATCGTTGAAGATAATAGCCAGTTGCGCATGCTTTTGGAGCGGCAACTATCTGGTCTTTATCGGGTATTGACGGCCGTAGATGGGGAGATGGGCTGGCAAATTGCGCAGAATGAATTACCCGACCTCGTTCTTACGGACGTATCGATGCCTAAAATGGATGGCTACGAGCTGACCCGCCGGTTAAAGACATCTCTGATAACCGATCATATTGCGGTGGTTATGCTGACCGCGAAGACGGCGCAGCCTAGCCGTATTCAAGGGTTGCAGGAGGGGGCAGACGATTACATCAATAAACCGTTTCACGTTGACGAACTGCGGCTTCGACTGAAGAATTTATTTATCCGGCAGCAAAAACTGCGGGCCTATTACCAGAATATATTTTCGCAGCCTGACGTATCCTTTCAGCCCGCTACCGCAACGGATAAGTTTCTGCAGACACTCTATAGCCTGATCGAAGCCCATCTGGACGATAGTCGATTTGGGGTTGAAGAGCTGGCCCATGAGGTGGGCATGAGCCGCCGAACACTCTATCGAAAATTATTGGTGGTGACGAATCTTACAATCAATGATTTCATGCGGCAGTATCGGTTAAGGCGGGCTGCCCAGTTTCTGCGGGAAGGTCGAAATGTGTCAGAAACGGCCTATCTGGTTGGTTATGAGAGCCCTGCCCACTTCACTACTGTCTTCAAAGAATTCTATAACAGAACGCCTTCGGAGTATGCCGACTTATAGAGTTGTGCTCACCGGTTGGTAAGAAATACCGGATTTAACCCTGCATAATTGGGTTGTCCTAAAAACGATAGTTGTTGTCCTAAATTCGATAACGTTCCGAATACTTATGAGCGACCTTTGATGTGGCCGAAGGCAATGGCTTTTCGCTTTTAACCACACCTATCACCTTTAACTTAAAGAGTTTGTTATTGCAGAAAAATACAAACTCCTATACTTTGTCCAACAGATTGTGATATTAAGCCAGGTAGTGTCAAACTGCCTGGCTTGTCACACGACCAGCACGCTGCCAGCGTCTGCTTCCCCTCATAATCCCGTTACGTACGTGGGTCAGTAAGTCGAATAAGGAGAACATATAGGTTTATAGACGTAATTTTTAGCCAGGACAACTGAGGATTTGGCATTTTTGCGGTTTATAGAAATGATAAAGGACAGACGAACTCTTTCCCATCCGATCATTTGAACCGACTCACTTATTTTGACCACTTCATCTGCTCTTCAATCACCCGATCAACTTTTTGGCGAGTTGTTCCGTGACGTACAATTGGGTCACGTTTTTGCCGACTCAAAAACGTTTGTCGACTGCGTACCCAAACTGGCGCCGGCCGCTATCCTTGCCCGGTACGAAACGGAGAAGATAAAGGCCGATTTTGATTTGAGTGACTTCGTACACGATACGTTCCGGGTGCCCGAAAAAGTAGCCGGTAATTATGTCAGCGATACCTCCGTCAGTACCACCGAACATGTAAATCTGCTGTGGGAGCATCTTACCCGCCCGGCCGACCCACCATCTGCCGAAGGAAGCTCCCGGGTGCCGCTCCCGTATCCGTACGTAGTGCCGGGTGGCCGGTTTCGCGAGATTTTTTACTGGGATAGTTACTTTACCATGCTTGGGCTGGAGCGGGCAGGTCGGGTCGATTTGATTCGGGGGATGGTGGATAACTTTGCGTATCTGATCGACACCGTCGGGTTTATCCCCAACGGAAATCGGACGTATTTCCTCAGCCGGTCGCAGCCGCCTTACTTTGCTCTGATGGTAAAAATGCTGGCAGACATTGATGGTCCGGAAACGCTCGTCCGGTATAAACCACAGTTACAGCGGGAGTACGACTTCTGGATGCAAGGGAGTCAAGCCCTGACCCAGGAGCAGCCAATTACCCAACGGGTGGTTCATGTGCCGGGCTGTTCAGTCGTAAATCGGTATTGGGATACCCGCCCGACGCCCCGTCCTGAGGCTTATCGGCAGGAAGTCGAGCTGGCCGGCGATAGTGAGCCCCTCGGCATTGTACCGACCGAGTTATTTACCCATATCCGGGCGGCCTGCGAGTCGGGCTGGGATTTTAGCAGCCGCTGGTTTATCGACCAGCACATGATGGCCAAAATCCACACAACCGAGATTGTACCGGTAGATTTAAATTGTTTGCTATACTCGCTGGAAACAACGCTGGAAGAGGCTAATCAACTGGCGGGTTCAGACACGGATAAACTCGCCGGGCAGATTGACGCCCGGAAACAGGCGATAACGACACTTTTCTGGAATGATATAACCGGTTTCTTCCACGATTACGACGCAACACGGCATGAGCCGACGCCGGCCCTCACCCTCGCCGGCGTTTTTCCGTTGTTTTTCAAGCTTGCCACCCCCGAACAGGCTACTCGGGTTCACGACCGGCTCAAAACCGATTTTTTGCAGGCGGGTGGCTGGGTAACTACTCTGATGAACACCGGTCAGCAGTGGGACTGGCCCAACGGCTGGGCACCGTTGCAGTGGATGGTATATCGCGCACTGTTGAATTATGGCTTTACCGAAACGGCCAACGAGGGCCGTAAACGCTGGCTGTCGCTCAACGATAAAGTGTTTCATGCCACGGGTAAAATGATGGAAAAATACAACGTGGTGGATGCTGCTCTAACCACCGGAGGAGGAGAGTACCCCAATCAGGATGGGTTTGGCTGGACAAATGGCGTCTATCTGGCTATGGCGGAGTAGCGGAGTGGTGAGTAGTGGAATAGTAGGGTAATGCTCAAACCACTTCACCACTCACCAATGCACTATTTCCTGGCATCGTATTTGTTGAGGTGTGCTTATCACCTTTATACTTCGCTCATTAGTAGCGGATTAAGCTATGAAAAAGCTCTTCATCACTGTGTTGGCATCGGGTATGACAACGGTAGCGATTTGCCAGAAAACATTTATTCTATCCCATCAGGACAAGCAGGGCTTTTTTGCCGTATCAGCCGGTA is a window of Spirosoma linguale DSM 74 DNA encoding:
- a CDS encoding response regulator receiver sensor hybrid histidine kinase (PFAM: ATP-binding region ATPase domain protein; response regulator receiver; histidine kinase A domain protein; helix-turn-helix- domain containing protein AraC type~SMART: ATP-binding region ATPase domain protein; Helix-turn-helix, AraC domain; histidine kinase A domain protein; response regulator receiver~KEGG: pat:Patl_1836 two component AraC family transcriptional regulator), encoding MTTILVVDDEVDVEPLMQNWFRRKIQQETYLFRFAYSGREALTLLQSEQDIDLVLLDINMPDMDGLTLLNELSTLDRFLGVVMVSAYSDMNNIRIAMNRGAFDFVVKPIDFADLEVTIEKTAQYVRQLRESQQLKVISELKTRFYDNITHEFRTPLTLILSPVEKLLQKHREPEELLMGLNMVERNAQQLLRLVNQLLDLAKLESGHLSLSPRTGDLSDFIGQIVQLFKPIADERGLTLTYQSDLTSFYSFDTEKVEQLVYNLVANALKFTPAGSVTIALKKGDSVRIVVSDTGIGIASEKLPYIFNRFYQVISPQPLAGQYLPDTSDKVPAFLNSGTGIGLALVKELTELMNGTVAVESTVSKSPGQPSGTVFTVELPLPTVESPTVQVVEKPVMQPLDWSAQSTSPQPAPDTTSEPADTILLGVNGEKPLVLIVEDNSQLRMLLERQLSGLYRVLTAVDGEMGWQIAQNELPDLVLTDVSMPKMDGYELTRRLKTSLITDHIAVVMLTAKTAQPSRIQGLQEGADDYINKPFHVDELRLRLKNLFIRQQKLRAYYQNIFSQPDVSFQPATATDKFLQTLYSLIEAHLDDSRFGVEELAHEVGMSRRTLYRKLLVVTNLTINDFMRQYRLRRAAQFLREGRNVSETAYLVGYESPAHFTTVFKEFYNRTPSEYADL
- a CDS encoding Alpha,alpha-trehalase (PFAM: glycoside hydrolase family 37~KEGG: cja:CJA_0284 trehalase, putative, tre37A); this translates as MTTSSALQSPDQLFGELFRDVQLGHVFADSKTFVDCVPKLAPAAILARYETEKIKADFDLSDFVHDTFRVPEKVAGNYVSDTSVSTTEHVNLLWEHLTRPADPPSAEGSSRVPLPYPYVVPGGRFREIFYWDSYFTMLGLERAGRVDLIRGMVDNFAYLIDTVGFIPNGNRTYFLSRSQPPYFALMVKMLADIDGPETLVRYKPQLQREYDFWMQGSQALTQEQPITQRVVHVPGCSVVNRYWDTRPTPRPEAYRQEVELAGDSEPLGIVPTELFTHIRAACESGWDFSSRWFIDQHMMAKIHTTEIVPVDLNCLLYSLETTLEEANQLAGSDTDKLAGQIDARKQAITTLFWNDITGFFHDYDATRHEPTPALTLAGVFPLFFKLATPEQATRVHDRLKTDFLQAGGWVTTLMNTGQQWDWPNGWAPLQWMVYRALLNYGFTETANEGRKRWLSLNDKVFHATGKMMEKYNVVDAALTTGGGEYPNQDGFGWTNGVYLAMAE